A region of the Chroicocephalus ridibundus chromosome 1, bChrRid1.1, whole genome shotgun sequence genome:
CTGGGgcaaagtggtggtggtgggggaaatggagaaaataattagACCCCAAAACTGTGCAGATAACACTTATTTTATGCCTCATGCAAACCCAGTTACTCGGGGCAGGTTAGCGGGGGCGAGGAGGACGGAGATTAGCCGGGGAAATGAGTCCCCATCTCTGGGCCTACAAGATTTCAACGCTAGCGCCAAGGCTCCCGGGTTGGGAAGGTTACAAGAGATCCCGTGTTCTAATAGAAAGGTGTTACAGCTTTCCTGGAAAGGTTACCGATCGGCACGTGCTTAGTACTACGTCTTCAGCCAGGCTGCGTTACCTCCCGTTCCTAATCCCGGCTTTCGCGTAGGACGTAGGAGAGGCCGTGTTTCCCCGAGGAGTCGTAACTGTCATGGTAGGGGAGGCCGACCCACTCGGGCGGGTACGTCGTCGTGCTGTAGACGAAGCACTCCACGACGCCCTCGGCGGCTGCCCGCCCCTCGCCCGCGCcgcccttcccttcccactccaCCACCTCGATGCTCATCAGGGTACGCTGGTACATCTCGGGGCAGCCTTCAAACTCATCCAGGAACTGCAGCATCTGGTCGTCAACCGAGTAAAT
Encoded here:
- the GGACT gene encoding gamma-glutamylaminecyclotransferase, translating into MARVFVYGTLKKGQPNYKHMINTAKGLAKFQGRGRTVEKYPLVIAGKYNIPYMLNIPGTGHHVAGEIYSVDDQMLQFLDEFEGCPEMYQRTLMSIEVVEWEGKGGAGEGRAAAEGVVECFVYSTTTYPPEWVGLPYHDSYDSSGKHGLSYVLRESRD